One window of Doryrhamphus excisus isolate RoL2022-K1 chromosome 13, RoL_Dexc_1.0, whole genome shotgun sequence genomic DNA carries:
- the LOC131140664 gene encoding zinc finger protein 184-like, protein MDKVQVLRALVYQRLTAVVDEIFVVFESTLAKYEEELSRTKEENERKRQLLDTLLKKPQPMLHRADVSEEDSPTKQQEWQQEEPAPSHVKEEKEQPQPLYVKKEEEELEGLEQFPVIGVIVKSEDDEDKGQSEKKRKVELSSSSSTQHMKTEADGDGRADGLLASLSDSDDTTSHYPDTDDEESKADMACHADSTRRKCSLCDKTFFDRSTMKRHMKSHTGEKPFMCLFCSKTFALKANLKMHTQIHTGEKPFSCSVCGVDFARSQHLKRHMRTHTKEKTYSCSSCNKTFCERTTLQVHMRRHTGEKVFSCSVCDKKFFYKYQVKNHKCAGENSSKLQDLII, encoded by the exons ATGGATAAAGTACAAGTGCTGAGAGCGTTGGTCTACCAGCGATTAACTGCGGTTGTTGAcgaaatatttgtagtgttcGAAAGCACGCTAGCgaagtacgaggaggaactttctcgaacaaaAGAAGAGAACGAGCGGAAACGTCAACTACTAGACACACTTCTCAAGAAGCCCCAGCCTATGTTACACAGAGCAG ATGTCAGTGAAGAAGATTCTCCCACCAAACAGCAGGAGTGGCAGCAAGAGGAGCCAGCGCCCTCCCACGTTAAAGAGGAAAAGGAACAGCCTCAGCCCCTCTACGttaaaaaggaagaggaggaacttGAAGGACTAGAGCAGTTCCCGGTAATCGGTGTcattgtgaagagtgaagatgatgaagacaaaGGTCAAAgtgagaagaagagaaaggtggagCTTTCCAGCAGCAGCTCAACACAACACATGaaaacagaagctgatggagacggCCGTGCAGACGGCCTCTTAGCTTCACTATCCGACAGTGACGACACAACGTCACACTatcctgacactgatgatgaagaATCTAAAGCTGATATGGCGTGTCACGCTGACAGCACACGAAGGAAATGCTCTCTGTGTGACAAAACCTTTTTTGACAGGAGCACTATGAAAAGACACATGAAGAgtcacacgggagagaaaccgttCATGTGCCTATTTTGCAGCAAAACATTCGCTCTGAAGGCAAATTTGaaaatgcacacacaaatacacaccggagagaaaccgttttcctgttcagtgtgtggtgTAGATTTTGCACGCAGTCAGCATttgaaaagacacatgagaacacacacaaaggaaAAAACATATTCCTGTTCAAGTTGCAACAAAACTTTTTGTGAACGAACAACGCTTCAAGTACACATGAGAAGACACACTGGTGAGAAAGTGTTCAGCTGTAGTGTGTGTGATAAAAAATTCTTTTATAAGTACCAGGTTAAGAATCACAAGTGTGCTGGTGAGAACAGCAGTAAACTGCAGGACTTGATAATATAG
- the LOC131140010 gene encoding gastrula zinc finger protein XlCGF17.1-like, protein MMCKVQMLRALVNQRLTEAVEEIFVVLERTIAEYEQELCRTKEENERQRQLLDTVFKKPRELHRTDGNEEQQGWSSRVAQEEPQSPHIKEEKEDHIQELDVVEEITKIGVPVKSEDKDKVQREEKREVEPPSSSSTQQMTTEADGDHCEGSQAERCFASQSYNDNTSHYSDTDDEVSKADMTCHSDNTGWKCSQCNKTFNHRSYLERHMRSHTGEKPFVCSVCGTRCSQKADLKIHTRIHTGEKPFSCSVCGVGFVRRQHLKRHMRTHTRENTYSCSSCNKTFCERTTLVVHMRRHTGEKVFSCSVCDEKFSYKYQINNHKCAGENSSHK, encoded by the exons ATGATGTGTAAAGTGcaaatgctgagagcgttgGTGAACCAACGACTAACCGAGGCTGtagaagaaatatttgtagtgttaGAAAGAACGATAGCAGAGTACGAGCAGGAACTTTGTCGAACAAAAGAagagaacgagcgacaacgtcaactactggacACCGTTTTCAAGAAGCCTCGCGAGTTACACAGAACAG ATGGCAATGAAGAACAGCAGGGGTGGAGCTCCAGGGTGGCACAAGAGGAGCCACAGtccccccacattaaagaggaaaaggaggatCACATTCAGGAGCTTGACGTTGTGGAGGAGATCACAAAGATTGGTGTCcctgtgaagagtgaagataAAGACAAAGTTCAAAgagaggagaagagagaggTTGAGCCTCCGAGCAGCAGCTCAACTCAACAAATGACAAccgaagctgatggagaccactgcgAAGGATCACAAGCAGAACGCTGCTTTGCTTCACAATCATATAATGATAACACATCACACTAttctgacactgatgatgaagtATCTAAagctgatatgacatgtcacTCTGACAACACAGGCTGGAAATGCTCTCAGTGTAACAAAACGTTTAATCACCGTAGTTATCTGGAAAGGCACATGAGGAgtcacactggagagaaaccatttgTGTGCTCGGTTTGTGGTACAAGATGCTCTCAGAAAGCAGatttgaaaatacacacaagaatacacactggagagaaaccgttttcctgttcagtgtgtggtgTAGGTTTTGTACGCAGACAGCATTTGAAAAGAcacatgaggacacacacaAGGGAAAATACATATTCCTGTTCAAGCtgcaacaaaacattttgtgaACGAACAACACTTGTGGTACACATGAGAAGACACACTGGTGAAAAAGTGTTTAGTTGCAGTGTGTGTGATGAAAAATTCTCTTATAAATACCAAATTAACAATCATAAGTGTGCTGGAGAGAACAGCAGCCATAAATGA